From one Humulus lupulus chromosome 8, drHumLupu1.1, whole genome shotgun sequence genomic stretch:
- the LOC133794447 gene encoding dof zinc finger protein DOF3.1-like — MQDPATFEPIKAHFPEQETLKCPRCESMNTKFCYYNNYNLSQPRHFCKNCRRYWTKGGALRNIPVGGGSRKNTKRSSNPKRSTPTSSSSLTSSSTQNPDPQPETTRVYGSPVDQDRRLLDLPGSFSSLLTSNGQFGGGIMEGINPNGSGVKMGRMSEGVNSGPELNSDSGQSLGMEVQSSSNSESYLSLQNGDSNCWGGGHGWPDLAIYTPGSSFQ, encoded by the coding sequence ATGCAAGACCCTGCAACATTCGAACCCATCAAAGCCCATTTTCCAGAACAAGAAACTCTGAAATGTCCAAGATGTGAGTCCATGAACACCAAATTCTGCTACTACAATAACTATAATCTTTCACAGCCTCGTCACTTCTGCAAGAACTGCCGGAGGTACTGGACCAAAGGGGGTGCTCTTAGGAACATTCCGGTTGGGGGTGGGAGCCGTAAGAATACGAAGAGATCGTCCAACCCGAAGCGATCCACACCAACTTCCTCCTCTTCTCTTACAAGCTCATCGACCCAGAACCCGGATCCACAGCCCGAAACAACCCGAGTTTACGGTTCGCCTGTTGATCAAGACCGTCGGCTGCTAGACCTCCCAGGAAGCTTCAGCTCACTGCTGACGTCGAATGGGCAGTTTGGAGGAGGTATCATGGAGGGGATAAACCCCAACGGGTCGGGTGTGAAAATGGGGCGGATGAGTGAAGGTGTGAATTCGGGTCCTGAGCTGAACTCTGATTCGGGTCAGAGCTTGGGGATGGAGGTCCAGAGCAGTAGCAATTCAGAGAGCTATTTAAGCCTTCAAAACGGTGATTCCAACTGTTGGGGAGGAGGACATGGGTGGCCAGACCTTGCCATTTACACTCCAGGTTCAAGTTTTCAGTAG